One genomic segment of Pseudomonas chlororaphis subsp. aurantiaca includes these proteins:
- a CDS encoding amino acid aminotransferase: MFEQVEIYPGDPILSLMDDYQRDSRVEKVNLSIGFYYDENGNVPVLESVKKAKNILDARAQEPNLYLPMDGLPSFRNRVQEYLFGETNAAHGERIATIQTVGGSGAIRVGADFLKRYYPDSQVWVSDPTWDNHHAIFKGAGFEVQRYQYLKEEGQEINLEGLIDAFESLPVNTIVLLHACCHNPTGLDLSPSQWEALFSVFARRSLIPFLDAAYLGMGDGLEEDSYAIRALAAKGITGLISNSFSKVFSLYGERVGSLSIICESSAIAGRVAGQLKGTVRTNYSNPPRFGAELVNIILSEPSLKAEWLVELERMRQRMVDMRHALYDEIKTLKPSSNVEYLVTQKGMFSFSGLTPEAVDRIREDHGIYFIRNGRVCIAGLNASNVSKVAAAIASES; encoded by the coding sequence ATGTTCGAGCAGGTCGAAATTTATCCCGGCGACCCAATCCTGTCGCTGATGGACGATTATCAGAGAGATTCCCGTGTTGAAAAGGTTAACCTCAGCATCGGTTTCTATTACGACGAGAACGGTAACGTTCCTGTTCTGGAGTCGGTAAAAAAAGCAAAGAACATCCTGGATGCAAGGGCCCAAGAACCCAATCTTTATCTCCCAATGGATGGTCTTCCTTCTTTCCGTAATCGTGTCCAGGAGTATCTGTTTGGTGAGACGAACGCCGCTCATGGAGAACGCATCGCTACCATACAAACAGTTGGAGGCTCTGGCGCAATTCGAGTCGGCGCAGATTTCTTGAAACGCTATTACCCGGACTCTCAAGTCTGGGTAAGCGACCCAACGTGGGACAACCACCATGCAATCTTCAAGGGAGCTGGCTTTGAAGTGCAGCGCTATCAGTACCTGAAGGAGGAGGGGCAGGAGATCAACCTTGAAGGCCTGATTGATGCCTTCGAATCGTTGCCGGTGAATACCATCGTTCTCTTGCATGCATGCTGTCACAACCCTACAGGTCTGGATCTGTCCCCAAGTCAATGGGAGGCCCTATTCAGTGTGTTCGCCCGCCGTTCGCTCATTCCGTTCCTGGATGCTGCCTATCTGGGAATGGGGGATGGCCTGGAAGAAGACAGTTATGCGATTCGCGCCTTGGCGGCTAAGGGCATCACCGGTCTTATCAGCAATTCCTTCTCGAAGGTTTTCTCTCTTTATGGCGAGCGTGTTGGTTCGCTGTCCATCATCTGCGAGAGCAGCGCCATAGCTGGGCGCGTTGCGGGTCAACTCAAAGGCACAGTGCGCACCAACTATTCAAATCCCCCTCGATTCGGTGCCGAGTTGGTGAACATCATTCTTTCCGAACCATCACTCAAAGCAGAGTGGTTAGTTGAGCTTGAGCGGATGCGTCAGCGAATGGTCGACATGCGACATGCTCTATATGACGAGATCAAGACGCTCAAACCATCCTCTAACGTGGAGTACCTCGTCACGCAGAAAGGCATGTTCAGCTTTTCCGGTCTGACACCAGAAGCTGTGGATCGCATTCGAGAGGATCATGGCATTTACTTCATTCGCAATGGGCGAGTGTGCATTGCGGGACTGAATGCTTCGAACGTATCCAAAGTGGCAGCTGCTATCGCATCAGAATCGTGA
- a CDS encoding thiamine pyrophosphate-dependent enzyme, which produces MKTDKSSPATMTGGDALVQSLKAHGVDTVFALPGAQIYGLTDALARNADSLRIFGARHEQTSAYMAFGYARSTGKPGVFTVVPGPGILNSSAAMLTAHGCNAPVLALTGDVMSAFKDRGRGQLHELPRQLEILRSVGKWAAHIEQPADAPWQVARAFQEMLSGRPGVVSLQAPWDFFTKSATVLPQQPIGLKPTPPVDTDAVDRAADLLSKAKAPMIFVGSGALDAGAEVNQLAEVLGAPVVSFRGGRGVVSDEHPLGFTVAAGARLWPQTDVAVVIGSRFELLDIRWRHRPAGLKLIRIDIDPAEVRRISAEVNLVADAGEASKALAEAVLRVGPPLHRDVEIAEAKAAAEHAIQAVQPQLSYLRVIREVLPRDGFFIEEISQVGFTSIFGFPVYKPRTLVTSGHQGTLGFGFPTALGVKAAHPDKAVVSICGDGGFMFAAQELATAVQYKLNLVTIVFNNSAFGNVYRDQQESFGGRLLGSELVNPDFVKFAESFGVEAYRVNSPAQLHPVLEHAFAADKPVLIEVIVPRGGDTSPWTFLHPTFTN; this is translated from the coding sequence ATGAAAACTGATAAGAGCTCTCCGGCAACAATGACCGGTGGTGATGCCTTGGTTCAAAGCCTCAAGGCGCATGGTGTAGATACGGTTTTTGCACTCCCTGGTGCTCAAATCTATGGCCTCACCGACGCACTTGCCCGTAATGCCGATAGCTTGCGGATCTTTGGTGCCCGGCACGAGCAGACCAGTGCTTACATGGCGTTTGGATATGCTCGATCCACCGGTAAACCAGGCGTTTTCACTGTGGTTCCCGGGCCCGGAATTCTCAACTCCAGTGCTGCGATGTTGACCGCCCATGGCTGTAATGCACCAGTTCTGGCGCTCACCGGCGACGTCATGAGCGCGTTCAAGGATCGCGGACGTGGTCAATTGCATGAGCTCCCGCGCCAATTAGAAATTCTGCGAAGCGTCGGAAAGTGGGCGGCTCATATCGAGCAGCCTGCAGACGCACCCTGGCAAGTTGCACGTGCTTTTCAAGAGATGCTGTCCGGGCGCCCTGGTGTGGTATCTCTCCAGGCACCGTGGGACTTTTTCACCAAGTCGGCCACTGTTTTGCCTCAACAGCCTATCGGCTTGAAGCCGACTCCGCCTGTGGATACCGACGCGGTCGATCGTGCTGCAGATTTGTTGAGCAAGGCAAAGGCGCCGATGATCTTCGTAGGCTCTGGAGCCCTGGACGCCGGTGCCGAGGTCAACCAACTGGCCGAGGTTTTGGGGGCACCAGTGGTCAGTTTCAGGGGCGGGCGGGGCGTTGTGAGCGACGAACATCCTTTAGGGTTCACAGTCGCCGCAGGCGCCCGGTTGTGGCCGCAAACTGACGTGGCTGTAGTTATCGGTTCCCGATTCGAGTTGCTGGACATTCGCTGGAGGCACCGTCCTGCTGGGCTGAAGCTGATCCGCATCGATATCGACCCAGCAGAAGTTCGCAGAATCAGTGCAGAAGTTAACTTGGTCGCCGATGCTGGCGAGGCATCCAAGGCGCTCGCCGAAGCGGTTCTACGAGTAGGCCCACCTCTACATCGGGATGTGGAAATTGCCGAAGCCAAGGCCGCTGCAGAGCATGCTATCCAGGCTGTGCAACCTCAACTCAGTTACCTGCGAGTTATCCGCGAGGTTCTGCCACGCGATGGCTTCTTCATCGAGGAAATCTCCCAAGTCGGATTCACATCCATCTTTGGCTTTCCGGTTTATAAACCTCGCACTTTGGTTACCTCCGGTCACCAAGGCACGCTTGGCTTTGGATTCCCTACTGCGCTCGGTGTGAAGGCTGCCCATCCGGACAAAGCTGTCGTTTCCATCTGCGGTGATGGCGGTTTCATGTTCGCAGCCCAAGAGTTGGCAACCGCTGTGCAGTACAAACTGAACCTGGTCACCATTGTTTTCAACAACAGCGCCTTCGGGAACGTTTACCGGGATCAGCAGGAGAGCTTTGGCGGTCGGTTGCTCGGATCCGAATTGGTAAACCCTGACTTCGTTAAATTCGCTGAATCGTTCGGTGTCGAGGCATACCGCGTCAACTCCCCAGCTCAGCTGCACCCTGTTTTGGAGCATGCATTCGCTGCGGATAAGCCCGTCCTGATCGAGGTGATAGTTCCTCGCGGTGGTGATACGAGTCCGTGGACATTTCTACACCCAACTTTCACCAACTGA
- a CDS encoding amino acid permease, translated as MSRIQSSGPELSRGLSNRHIQMIGLGGAIGTGLFLGSAGVIKSAGPGLLIGYAFAGMIAFLIMRQLGEMLVDEPVSGSLSHFARKYCGGFLGYLTGWNYIAAYVLVGMAELTAIGKYIQFWWPEIPTWTTAACFFLIVNGMNLLNVRVYGEVEFWFALVKVLAIIAMIGFGSWLLFGPVQPVGASVANLWSHGGFLPNGFGGLLMALPFIMFAFGGLEMIGFTAGEAKKPKKTIPRAINQVLYRIGIFYIAALTILLALSPWDILVASLDQAGDPYSASPFVKILSLLGSDLAAHLLNLVVLTAAMSVYNGVIYCNTRLLFSMAEQNQAPKPLTRLNGNQVPVNALIATSLVTGAAVILNYFSPNGTMEVLMSLTVSATVINWLLTSYTHLKFRKAKSENGPGLEYKSPLHPFSNYLCIAFIIGLLVVMAFIPAIRIAVWLIPLWLLLVYASYRKHQTGVPHKVSYE; from the coding sequence ATGAGCAGAATTCAGAGTTCTGGGCCCGAGCTTTCGCGCGGCCTATCGAATCGTCACATCCAAATGATTGGACTGGGTGGGGCTATCGGCACTGGTTTGTTCCTTGGCAGTGCAGGGGTAATAAAGTCAGCCGGGCCAGGGCTTCTTATTGGATACGCCTTCGCAGGTATGATCGCGTTCCTGATTATGCGACAACTGGGCGAGATGTTAGTCGATGAGCCAGTGTCTGGATCACTTAGTCATTTTGCTCGAAAATATTGCGGTGGCTTTCTAGGTTACCTAACTGGCTGGAACTATATAGCCGCCTATGTTCTGGTTGGAATGGCCGAGCTGACAGCAATCGGTAAGTATATCCAGTTCTGGTGGCCGGAGATTCCAACATGGACAACGGCTGCCTGCTTCTTTCTAATCGTAAATGGCATGAACCTGCTGAATGTTCGCGTCTATGGAGAAGTGGAGTTCTGGTTCGCGTTAGTGAAGGTTCTCGCGATCATCGCCATGATTGGATTTGGTAGCTGGCTGCTCTTCGGCCCCGTTCAGCCGGTGGGGGCTTCTGTCGCGAACCTGTGGTCGCACGGTGGCTTCCTCCCGAATGGTTTTGGCGGACTATTGATGGCTCTTCCTTTCATCATGTTCGCGTTTGGCGGCTTGGAGATGATTGGCTTTACCGCTGGCGAAGCAAAAAAACCTAAGAAAACCATTCCTCGTGCCATCAACCAAGTTCTGTATCGGATTGGCATATTTTATATTGCGGCCCTTACTATTCTTTTAGCGCTAAGCCCCTGGGATATCCTTGTGGCTTCCCTGGATCAAGCTGGTGATCCTTATAGTGCAAGCCCGTTCGTCAAAATTTTGAGCCTGCTGGGCAGTGACTTGGCGGCTCACCTACTCAATTTAGTTGTTTTGACAGCAGCGATGTCGGTCTATAACGGTGTTATCTATTGCAATACACGCTTGCTGTTTTCAATGGCTGAGCAAAATCAGGCTCCTAAGCCTCTTACCAGGCTCAATGGTAATCAAGTACCTGTAAACGCGCTGATTGCGACTTCGCTGGTGACAGGAGCGGCCGTCATCCTGAACTATTTTTCGCCAAATGGGACAATGGAAGTCCTGATGTCTCTGACCGTCTCAGCGACTGTTATTAATTGGCTTCTCACAAGTTATACGCACCTGAAGTTCAGGAAGGCAAAGTCAGAGAATGGTCCGGGGCTAGAGTACAAATCCCCACTTCATCCATTCAGCAATTACCTTTGTATCGCCTTCATTATTGGTCTGCTGGTCGTTATGGCCTTCATTCCGGCAATTCGCATCGCCGTATGGTTGATCCCGCTCTGGCTTCTTTTGGTATATGCAAGCTACAGAAAACATCAAACAGGCGTGCCCCATAAAGTTAGCTACGAATAA
- a CDS encoding LysR family transcriptional regulator codes for MSPAFDNLSISQLKALVTILEVPHLSRAATILGTSQSTLSRHLALFREVLGDPLLVRQGREYTLTERGDQLLEPLKNLLERIDSISSPAVFSPATCNRRFILAGSDYVAQYILPDLLRDLASVAPDVNIDFRTWQANRFDWLSSGRVDLITSMIDETPADYHGRIIGEDVAVCCMRSGHPLASFSVVSQRDYLAWPHIKITVGGDKDGFVDAYLRKQQLTRNLKLSVPYYSAALGVLQQSDALLTLPEHIARRWSEQAEICFRPLSFIEHQFRYWVVWHSRTQPSAEQQWFRQFVYQHCRGSQFLSPGNHLPHGKIL; via the coding sequence ATGAGCCCCGCCTTCGATAACCTCAGCATTTCACAATTGAAGGCGCTGGTAACAATCCTGGAGGTGCCTCATCTCAGCCGGGCGGCGACAATTCTGGGTACCAGCCAATCAACTCTCAGTCGACACCTGGCTCTGTTCCGTGAGGTGCTGGGCGATCCTCTTTTGGTTCGTCAAGGGCGAGAATACACATTGACGGAACGCGGGGATCAATTGCTTGAGCCGCTTAAGAATTTGCTGGAGCGGATCGATAGCATCAGTTCACCTGCTGTTTTTTCACCCGCTACGTGCAATCGGCGTTTTATATTGGCTGGGTCCGACTACGTTGCACAGTACATTCTTCCTGACTTGCTACGAGACCTTGCCAGCGTTGCCCCTGATGTCAATATCGATTTTCGCACTTGGCAGGCCAACCGTTTCGATTGGCTATCGAGTGGCAGGGTCGATCTGATTACCAGCATGATTGACGAAACGCCGGCGGACTACCATGGTCGCATCATCGGGGAGGACGTTGCCGTATGCTGTATGCGTTCGGGCCATCCTCTTGCCTCGTTTTCCGTCGTAAGCCAACGGGACTATCTTGCCTGGCCGCATATAAAGATTACGGTTGGCGGCGATAAAGACGGCTTTGTAGACGCCTATCTGCGCAAACAGCAACTCACTCGTAATCTTAAATTGTCGGTTCCGTACTATTCAGCTGCTCTGGGCGTTCTTCAGCAAAGTGACGCCCTGCTGACATTGCCAGAACACATTGCACGCAGATGGAGTGAACAGGCCGAGATCTGTTTCCGGCCTCTATCTTTTATTGAACATCAGTTTCGTTATTGGGTCGTCTGGCACAGTCGTACCCAACCCTCAGCTGAGCAACAATGGTTCCGGCAATTCGTTTATCAACATTGTCGAGGGTCTCAATTTCTCAGCCCTGGCAATCATCTTCCGCATGGCAAAATTTTGTAA
- a CDS encoding B3/B4 domain-containing protein, protein MTVFSYSIHSGIFEAHPDYCRGVVVFRNLDNTKQQPEVTQQLRDSEAALRQKIVGNPAEHPHIAAWRDAYRQFGAKPSEHRSSIEALSRRVLKPDSLPDINTLVDIGNLLSLRYVLPAGVHPITTRSQNIELRKANPLDRFLAEPGKEPEPISPDEIVLATTNRILTRRWTWRQAADTRTLPETSFVFFDIDGLLPSTNAEVRAAIADLTHLVSRYCGGECVGYAILDAGNPSISISLE, encoded by the coding sequence GTGACAGTTTTTTCGTACAGCATCCATTCGGGAATTTTCGAGGCTCACCCTGACTACTGCCGTGGTGTGGTTGTTTTTCGCAACCTCGACAACACTAAGCAGCAACCCGAAGTCACTCAGCAGCTCCGCGATAGCGAGGCAGCCCTGCGACAGAAAATCGTGGGCAACCCAGCTGAGCATCCACACATTGCAGCGTGGCGAGATGCTTATCGTCAATTTGGGGCTAAGCCTTCCGAGCATCGAAGCTCCATTGAGGCTCTCAGCCGCCGTGTACTCAAACCGGACTCCCTTCCTGACATCAATACATTGGTCGATATCGGCAACCTTCTTTCGTTGCGATATGTCCTGCCAGCTGGGGTACACCCGATTACCACCCGTTCGCAGAATATAGAGTTGCGCAAGGCAAACCCTCTAGATCGATTTCTTGCGGAACCCGGTAAAGAGCCCGAGCCCATCTCACCTGACGAGATCGTCCTGGCGACAACCAATCGTATCCTCACCCGCCGCTGGACATGGCGGCAGGCAGCGGACACTCGTACCCTCCCTGAGACCAGTTTTGTATTTTTTGATATCGATGGCCTACTTCCCAGCACCAACGCAGAGGTGAGGGCGGCCATTGCTGATTTGACCCACTTGGTGAGTCGCTACTGTGGTGGGGAGTGCGTTGGCTACGCGATACTGGATGCAGGTAATCCGTCTATTAGTATCAGCCTGGAATAG
- a CDS encoding AraC family transcriptional regulator, with protein MSFRRYCALLELCQQSSSNALFGLEYGLYQGIDVFGDIFYLIHNTRTVGDALFELRTHYGFYNGAAQIGLDVVDGMALLSYRAGEQAVPGLPQAEELACGVGLRLMRTLAGGDWQPKAVLLRHPPLGDESAYRRALGITPTFAAAHTGLLFDASVLALPLSLADETLHQLMAEHLSGMERLAADEMPGYVRQLLRNLLPSGRATIERVADCMAINPRTLQRRLAQEGTSFQRLLDETRQGMVHNYLKIPSISMTHVAQLLGYADVSTFSRAFNRWFGMSPLECQKQLGLRRQPFLLQGRLSDRQSRP; from the coding sequence TTGTCCTTCCGTCGCTACTGCGCGTTGCTGGAGCTCTGCCAGCAGAGCTCCAGCAACGCGTTGTTCGGCCTGGAGTATGGGCTCTACCAGGGGATCGATGTCTTTGGCGATATTTTCTACCTGATCCACAACACCAGGACCGTCGGTGATGCGCTGTTCGAACTGCGGACCCACTACGGGTTTTACAACGGCGCGGCGCAAATCGGCCTGGATGTCGTCGACGGCATGGCACTCCTCAGCTATCGGGCCGGTGAACAGGCCGTTCCCGGACTGCCCCAGGCAGAAGAGCTGGCCTGTGGTGTCGGCCTGCGGCTGATGCGCACCCTGGCAGGTGGAGACTGGCAACCCAAGGCGGTGCTGCTTCGCCACCCTCCCCTTGGCGATGAGTCGGCCTATCGGCGGGCGCTGGGTATTACGCCGACGTTCGCCGCAGCCCACACCGGGCTGCTATTCGACGCCTCGGTGCTGGCGCTGCCACTGAGTCTTGCCGATGAAACCCTGCACCAACTGATGGCTGAACATCTGAGCGGCATGGAGCGCCTGGCCGCGGACGAAATGCCGGGCTACGTCAGACAATTGCTGCGCAACCTGTTGCCCAGCGGTCGGGCCACGATCGAGCGGGTTGCCGACTGCATGGCGATAAACCCACGCACACTGCAGCGCCGCCTGGCGCAGGAAGGCACCTCCTTCCAGCGACTGCTGGATGAAACCCGCCAGGGAATGGTGCACAACTACCTGAAAATCCCCTCGATCAGCATGACCCACGTGGCGCAACTGCTCGGCTACGCCGACGTCAGTACCTTTTCCCGAGCATTCAATCGCTGGTTCGGCATGTCCCCGTTGGAATGCCAGAAGCAGCTGGGGTTACGCAGACAGCCATTTCTGCTTCAGGGCCGCTTGAGTGATCGGCAAAGCCGACCATGA
- a CDS encoding SDR family oxidoreductase → MKTRTFLITGASKGIGRALANQLSQAGHHVVGIARNGNDPHFPGTLVSLDLGDREQTGKTLAGLVSRYAFDGLINNVGLVRPQALGDIQLDDFDEVMRINLHSALQATQALLPGMRNRGWGRIVNLSSLTILGIPHRTAYAAAKAALVSFTRSWALELATSGITVNAIAPGPTETELFRAGNPLGSDGEARYLASVPMGRLGQPDEIAAAIAFLLSEQSGFITGQTLFVDGGASIGKSTF, encoded by the coding sequence ATGAAAACTCGTACTTTCCTTATCACCGGTGCCAGCAAGGGTATCGGCCGTGCGCTCGCGAACCAATTGTCCCAAGCGGGCCACCATGTGGTCGGCATCGCTCGCAACGGCAACGACCCGCATTTTCCCGGTACCCTTGTTTCCCTCGATCTGGGCGACCGGGAGCAGACCGGAAAAACGCTGGCGGGGCTGGTTTCACGTTATGCCTTCGATGGTTTGATCAATAACGTTGGCCTGGTGCGCCCGCAGGCACTGGGCGATATACAGCTCGACGATTTTGATGAAGTCATGCGGATCAACCTGCATAGCGCCTTGCAGGCAACGCAAGCTTTGCTGCCGGGGATGCGCAATCGAGGTTGGGGAAGGATCGTCAACCTCTCCAGCCTGACCATCCTGGGGATCCCGCACCGCACCGCCTATGCCGCAGCAAAAGCCGCGCTGGTCAGCTTCACGCGCTCCTGGGCGTTGGAGCTGGCAACCAGCGGGATCACCGTCAACGCCATTGCTCCAGGCCCCACGGAAACCGAGTTGTTCCGCGCCGGGAATCCGCTCGGCAGCGACGGTGAAGCACGTTACCTGGCGAGCGTTCCCATGGGCAGGCTCGGTCAGCCGGATGAAATCGCGGCGGCCATCGCCTTCCTGCTATCGGAACAGAGCGGCTTTATCACTGGCCAGACATTGTTTGTCGATGGCGGAGCGTCCATTGGCAAATCGACTTTCTAA
- a CDS encoding (2Fe-2S)-binding protein, whose product MELRINQKTYQVDADADTPLLWVIRDDLGLTGTKYGCGLAQCGACSVLVDGNVVRACVTPVAGVVGREVTTIEAIETDEVGKRVVAAWVEHQVAQCGYCQSGQVMAATALLKHSATPSDAQIDAAMVNLCRCGTYNAIRTAVHDLAAQPAKKESA is encoded by the coding sequence ATGGAACTACGAATCAACCAGAAGACCTATCAGGTCGATGCCGACGCCGACACGCCGTTGCTGTGGGTGATCCGCGATGACCTGGGCCTGACCGGTACCAAGTACGGCTGCGGCCTGGCCCAGTGCGGCGCTTGCTCCGTGCTGGTGGACGGCAACGTGGTGCGCGCCTGCGTCACCCCGGTGGCGGGGGTGGTCGGCCGCGAGGTCACCACCATCGAGGCGATCGAAACGGACGAGGTCGGCAAGCGCGTGGTGGCCGCCTGGGTCGAGCACCAAGTGGCGCAGTGCGGCTACTGCCAGTCCGGGCAGGTGATGGCGGCCACTGCACTGCTCAAGCACAGCGCCACGCCCAGTGATGCGCAGATCGATGCGGCGATGGTCAACCTGTGCCGCTGCGGCACCTACAACGCCATCCGTACTGCCGTGCATGACCTTGCCGCACAGCCTGCCAAGAAGGAAAGCGCCTGA
- a CDS encoding xanthine dehydrogenase family protein molybdopterin-binding subunit has protein sequence MNKPIDSAEDLPGLPLDEPINLSRRRFLTGTAVGALVLGFGLPLGSARVLAATATAAERGTKVPAFLEIRPDGTVCLLSPFMEGGQGTHTAMAQIVGEELDADPATFLVESAPPGEAYVVMENGMRITGGSMSVRMSYPTMRRLGALARTMLLQAGAEQLGVPVAELSTEPGRVLHAASGRSLGYGELAGRALDMPVPDPASITLRDPSQFRWIGKPVRRVDAYEKSTGKALYSIDLKVDGMLHAAVQHAPRLGMTVGSLRNEAQVKAMKGVHSVHQLPGAVAVVAERWWHAKRAVETIQVDWLEAAADSKVRTMPAGFSSDAFRDFLAAQQGPARDDENEGDVVAALASAKTRVEATYHNQYLNHAQLEPPSALARFNPDGSLEVWLPNQAPDMFRDDIARRTGLAPAQITLHSPLLGGFFGRHFLYDSANPYPQAIALAKAVGRPVKLIWSREEEFVRDALRPVAVVKFRAALDAEGLPVAIEAVSATEGPTEAIAGKQGEKLDPTALEGLSGKSYAIANKRIAQIYVKGPVMLGYWRSVGNSLNDFFYEAFLDELADKGGRDPYELRQHLLRDNPRLTTLLQAVGELSGGWKRGPFTAEDGTRRARGVAMASPFGSHTAVIAEVSIEGGQVKVHDIWQAIDPGSIVNPAIVKAQVNGAVALGLSQALVEEAVYVNGKPRARNYDLYPILPPSRMARVHVRIVESGEKMGGIGEPPLPAVAPAVANAVARLTGQRIRSLPLSRYTFS, from the coding sequence ATGAACAAGCCCATCGACTCCGCTGAAGACCTCCCGGGCCTGCCGCTCGACGAGCCAATCAACCTGTCCCGCCGGCGCTTTCTGACCGGTACTGCCGTAGGTGCACTGGTACTCGGTTTCGGCCTGCCGCTTGGCTCGGCCCGGGTTCTGGCCGCCACGGCGACCGCCGCGGAACGCGGGACCAAGGTCCCGGCATTTCTCGAGATTCGCCCGGACGGCACCGTGTGCCTGCTCAGCCCCTTCATGGAAGGCGGACAAGGCACCCACACCGCCATGGCCCAGATCGTCGGCGAAGAGCTGGATGCCGATCCCGCCACCTTCCTGGTCGAGAGCGCGCCGCCTGGCGAAGCCTACGTGGTGATGGAGAACGGTATGCGCATCACCGGCGGCAGCATGTCGGTACGCATGAGCTACCCGACCATGCGCCGCCTGGGCGCCCTCGCCCGCACCATGCTGCTGCAGGCCGGCGCCGAACAGCTGGGCGTCCCGGTGGCCGAGCTGTCTACCGAGCCTGGCCGGGTGCTGCATGCCGCTTCCGGTCGCTCGCTGGGCTACGGTGAGTTGGCCGGTCGTGCCCTGGATATGCCGGTGCCCGACCCGGCCAGCATCACCCTGCGCGACCCGAGCCAGTTCCGCTGGATCGGCAAGCCGGTGCGGCGCGTCGATGCCTATGAAAAATCCACCGGCAAGGCGCTGTACAGCATCGACCTGAAGGTCGACGGCATGCTCCACGCCGCCGTGCAGCACGCGCCGCGCCTGGGCATGACCGTGGGCAGCCTGCGCAACGAGGCGCAGGTCAAGGCCATGAAAGGTGTGCACTCCGTTCACCAGTTGCCCGGCGCGGTGGCGGTGGTCGCCGAACGCTGGTGGCACGCCAAACGCGCGGTGGAAACCATCCAGGTCGACTGGCTGGAAGCGGCGGCCGATTCGAAGGTGCGGACGATGCCCGCCGGTTTCTCCAGCGATGCGTTCCGCGATTTTCTCGCTGCCCAGCAAGGCCCGGCTCGCGACGACGAGAACGAAGGCGATGTGGTCGCCGCCCTGGCCAGCGCCAAGACCCGGGTCGAAGCCACCTACCACAACCAGTACCTCAACCACGCCCAGCTGGAGCCGCCTTCGGCCCTGGCGCGCTTCAATCCCGACGGTTCGCTCGAGGTCTGGCTGCCCAACCAGGCGCCGGACATGTTCCGCGACGACATCGCCAGGCGCACCGGCCTTGCCCCCGCGCAAATCACCCTGCACTCGCCGCTGCTGGGCGGTTTTTTCGGCCGGCATTTCCTCTATGACTCGGCCAATCCCTACCCACAGGCCATCGCCCTGGCCAAGGCCGTCGGCCGTCCGGTCAAGCTGATCTGGAGTCGCGAGGAAGAGTTCGTGCGCGATGCGCTACGCCCTGTCGCCGTGGTCAAGTTCCGCGCCGCGCTGGACGCCGAAGGTTTGCCGGTGGCGATCGAAGCGGTGAGCGCCACCGAAGGCCCCACCGAAGCCATCGCCGGCAAGCAGGGCGAAAAACTCGACCCCACGGCCCTCGAAGGGCTGTCGGGCAAGTCCTACGCGATTGCCAACAAGCGCATCGCGCAAATCTACGTCAAGGGGCCGGTGATGCTCGGCTACTGGCGTTCGGTGGGCAACTCGCTCAACGATTTCTTCTACGAAGCCTTCCTCGACGAACTGGCAGACAAAGGCGGCCGCGATCCGTACGAGCTACGCCAGCACCTGCTGCGCGACAACCCGCGCCTGACCACACTGTTGCAGGCGGTGGGCGAACTGTCCGGCGGCTGGAAGCGTGGCCCGTTCACCGCCGAGGACGGCACTCGACGCGCCCGCGGCGTGGCCATGGCCTCGCCGTTCGGCTCGCACACGGCGGTAATCGCCGAGGTCTCGATCGAAGGCGGCCAGGTCAAGGTCCACGACATCTGGCAGGCCATCGACCCGGGGAGCATCGTCAATCCGGCGATCGTCAAGGCGCAGGTCAATGGCGCCGTGGCCCTGGGGTTGTCCCAGGCGCTGGTGGAAGAAGCGGTCTACGTCAACGGCAAGCCACGGGCGCGCAACTACGACCTGTACCCGATCCTGCCGCCTTCACGCATGGCGCGGGTGCATGTACGGATTGTCGAGAGTGGCGAAAAGATGGGCGGCATCGGCGAGCCCCCGCTCCCCGCGGTGGCGCCGGCGGTGGCCAACGCGGTGGCGCGGCTGACCGGCCAGCGCATCCGTAGCCTGCCATTGAGCCGATACACCTTCAGCTAA